One window from the genome of Toxotes jaculatrix isolate fToxJac2 chromosome 17, fToxJac2.pri, whole genome shotgun sequence encodes:
- the mavs gene encoding mitochondrial antiviral-signaling protein → MSFASDKLYNGYLRRKMPTIVSKVKVREIIIHLPCLTTHDRENIEAKRETCGNYDGMVLLLDCLKRRENWPEQFIEALEACEHSAIADEIRAEYNALRGVNNSNPSSPSATVIRAHVHPAPSASHLSVPESGGNTQAAVAHPAEPSAPPEPAVQASPPLETPVHPQAQSSAAHVPEAVSPPEPVPDPPQSTQIEVAPPPSTPPPSPETPHTPASTPPSPPQREFKTHQEPEENSESEIQDISVENGVTPDEAREGQNNVSVNSVATPPRSRPVEHCETDSLSQPDLPQTITTTTEVRPPQSPSPTQASSDVTDGSSLTPERPPVQDTAPPFDKIPVVVLEPEETSEPSTTQAVENRPQTETAASASLLPGAAGLDASLLDDNTLCLSKPGQLISIQPQNHDSPTIPAHNLPEEPYSGNSERLEISDAEPVSSGLSCQENGIAHNEPEENHYESPCQSLEMQVVRVNVVQVSEEPSILNLDGQISAPQAQIINGEAAREITPSSLITPSGESKHPSEPAPGLKTLPDSEEKTTSRTLPANSKYILTAAGVGAFALLMAWKFKN, encoded by the exons gAAAATATAGAGGCAAAAAGAGAGACTTGTGGGAATTATGACGGCATGGTGCTACTTCTGGACTGtctgaagaggagagaaaactggCCGGAGCAGTTCATCGAAGCGCTTGAAGCGTGTGAGCACTCAGCTATAGCAGATGAGATCAGAGCTGAATACAACGCTCTGAGAGGAGTTAACA ATTCCAACCCCAGCTCCCCTTCAGCAACTGTCATCAGGGCACACGTCCATCCAGCACCATCTGCCAGTCATCTGTCCGTTCCAGAGAGCGGAGGAAACACTCAGGCAGCTGTTGCTCACCCGGCTGAACCGTCAGCTCCTCCTGAGCCAGCTGTTCAGGCATCGCCCCCTCTGGAAACCCCTGTTCATCCACAAGCCCAGAGCTCAGCAGCCCATGTACCAGAGGCTGTTTCCCCACCCGAGCCTGTTCCTGATCCTCCACAGTCAACTCAGATTGAAGTGGCACCCCCTCCATCaacacctcctccttctcctgagACCCCTCACACTCCAGCCAGCaccccaccatcaccaccacagaGGGAGTTTAAAACCCACCAGGAGCCAGAGGAAAACTCTGAATCAGAAATCCAGGATATCTCTGTTGAAAATGGTGTGACTCCTGATGAGGCGAGGGAAGGACAGAACAATGTTTCAGTCAACTCTGTGGCGACTCCTCCACGTTCCCGTCCTGTTGAGCATTGTGAAACAGACAGTTTGTCCCAACCAGATCTTCCCCAAACAATAACGACAACCACAGAGGTCAGACCACCACAGAGTCCCTCTCCAACTCAGGCCAGCTCAGATGTGACCGATGGATCCTCTTTGACCCCAGAGAGGCCTCCAGTCCAGGACACTGCCCCTCCTTTTGACAAAATACCTGTTGTTGTCCTGGAACCTGAGGAGACATCTGAACCTTCTACTACACAG GCTGTTGAAAACAGGcctcagacagaaacagcagcttcagcctCCCTCCTGCCTGGTGCTGCTGGGTTGGACGCCTCTCTCTTAGATGACAACACTCTGTGTCTGAGCAAGCCTGGCCAACTCATCAGCATCCAGCCACAAAATCATGACAGTCCTACTATTCCCGCACACAACCTGCCTGAGGAGCCCTACTCAGGCAATAGTGAGCGTCTGGAAATAAGCGATGCTGAACCGGTCTCTTCTGGGCTGTCATGCCAGGAGAATGGCATTGCACATAACGAACCAGAGGAGAACCACTACGAATCTCCCTGTCAGAGTCTGGAAATGCAGGTGGTGCGGGTGAATGTGGTGCAAGTATCAGAGGAGCCGTCCATCCTTAACCTAGACGGCCAGATCTCAGCACCACAGGCTCAAATCATCAATGGTGAAGCAGCCAGAGAAATCACTCCCTCGAGTCTAATCACTCCCTCTGGTGAGAGCAAGCACCCCTCTGAGCCTGCACCAGGCCTGAAAACGCTGCCGGATTCAGAGGAGAAGACGACCTCTCGCACCCTGCCAGCAAATTCAAAGTACATTCTGACAGCTGCAGGAGTGGGCGCCTTTGCACTGCTCATGGCATGGAAGTTTAAGAATTAA